The Humulus lupulus chromosome 4, drHumLupu1.1, whole genome shotgun sequence genome has a window encoding:
- the LOC133829472 gene encoding cyclin-dependent protein kinase inhibitor SMR9-like: MAPRAMGTSSIPEQKLQQLEKAVAAMEMAKASSSITSTRESSSYSIAKEKEGIHGDDDNKGCCTPKGKRHRIPELLSCPPPPKKRKVATSSCTFNKRSPIAFFSPPDLDLFFFFAFRNSSC, from the coding sequence ATGGCACCAAGGGCTATGGGAACATCAAGTATTCCAGAACAAAAGCTGCAACAACTCGAAAAGGCGGTCGCAGCCATGGAAATGGCGAAAGCTTCAAGCTCTATAACAAGCACAAGAGAGTCATCAAGTTATAGCATAGCTAAGGAGAAAGAGGGTATTCATGGTGATGATGATAACAAAGGATGTTGTACTCCAAAGGGTAAGAGACATAGGATACCAGAGTTGTTATCTTGTCCACCACCTCCAAAGAAGAGAAAGGTAGCAACTTCAAGCTGCACATTCAATAAAAGATCTCCTATAGCTTTTTTCTCTCCCCCTGATCTTgacctcttcttcttttttgctttTAGGAATAGTAGTTGCTAG